From a region of the Janthinobacterium sp. 61 genome:
- a CDS encoding CPBP family intramembrane metalloprotease has product MQVRSSHDLSSPDDDKPAPPVLQLALAGLGWGLLTCMLCFAILFLTKWLLPPDYWGAHTGLTKFKREMSLPLLVFWVVIYSPILETFLGQLLPLEILKRLGASRQLSIFIGAVLWAIVHFISGGLLHAIVALGSGAMFSFVYLRYRAPGVAVAYATTTFSRACNNIAVLVAVFYGLDA; this is encoded by the coding sequence ATGCAAGTGCGCAGCAGCCACGATCTCTCCAGCCCGGACGACGACAAGCCGGCGCCGCCCGTGCTGCAGCTGGCCCTTGCCGGCCTGGGCTGGGGCTTGCTCACCTGCATGCTGTGTTTTGCCATCCTGTTCCTCACCAAATGGCTGCTGCCGCCCGACTACTGGGGCGCGCACACGGGGCTGACCAAGTTCAAGCGCGAAATGTCGCTGCCCTTGCTGGTGTTCTGGGTCGTCATCTATTCTCCCATCCTGGAAACCTTCCTCGGCCAGCTCCTGCCGCTGGAAATTCTCAAGCGCCTGGGCGCCAGCCGCCAGCTGAGCATTTTCATCGGCGCTGTCCTGTGGGCCATCGTGCATTTCATCAGCGGCGGCTTGCTGCACGCCATTGTCGCGCTGGGCTCGGGCGCCATGTTCAGCTTTGTCTACCTGCGCTACCGTGCTCCCGGCGTGGCTGTTGCCTATGCGACGACGACCTTTTCCCGCGCCTGCAACAATATCGCCGTTCTGGTCGCCGTGTTCTATGGCCTTGATGCCTGA
- a CDS encoding MFS transporter, with protein sequence MPSSSSFSLSLQVLAACLTGLLIPLCFTGPAVALPALAAELHGSAAALNWVINAYILSYGSAMMVAGSLTDVLGRRRVWLAGLALFCVATLAIAVAPSVAWIAALRFVQGLGGAAAFAAAMSSLAPLFHGAARNRVMSVLGTTFGMGLAFGPLVAGAMLALARWPAIFYATAALGVIGILLVWGKVPADPPRGKGRLDWPGALSFSAALALLTLGMLLAPEHGWHSGAVLLPVTLSVILACVFIAIERRTTQPMLDLSLFRQRRFVAVQVLAASPAFLFIVLIVMLPGRFIGIDNMSALAAGRLMTALAAPLLLVPMLAPLLLRWVKAGTVCAAGLLLAAAGLAWLAQVLGHGTPADWAGPLLLIGTGIGLPWGLMDGMALNVVKTARAGMATGIFNTVRISADGVALALAGAVLAGLIGAGLARQLPADLPVLAAASRAALGDIQQATQLLGGQEALLRASYDAAFRQLLGGLAGLAVALAALVPCLLRKDGTQASRP encoded by the coding sequence ATGCCCTCTTCCTCATCTTTTTCACTCTCCCTGCAAGTGCTGGCCGCCTGCCTCACGGGCTTGCTGATACCCCTGTGTTTCACGGGCCCGGCCGTGGCGCTGCCAGCCCTCGCCGCCGAATTGCACGGCAGCGCCGCCGCCCTGAACTGGGTCATCAACGCGTATATCCTCAGCTATGGCAGCGCCATGATGGTAGCGGGCAGCCTGACGGATGTGCTGGGACGGCGCCGGGTCTGGCTCGCGGGGCTGGCGCTGTTTTGCGTGGCAACCCTGGCCATTGCCGTTGCGCCCTCGGTGGCCTGGATCGCTGCGCTGCGCTTCGTGCAAGGCCTCGGTGGCGCGGCCGCGTTCGCCGCCGCCATGTCGTCGCTGGCGCCATTGTTCCACGGTGCGGCGCGCAACCGCGTGATGAGCGTGCTGGGCACGACCTTTGGCATGGGCCTGGCTTTCGGTCCGCTGGTAGCGGGCGCCATGCTGGCACTGGCGCGCTGGCCCGCCATCTTTTACGCCACGGCCGCACTGGGCGTCATTGGCATATTGCTGGTATGGGGCAAGGTGCCGGCCGATCCGCCGCGCGGCAAGGGCCGGCTGGACTGGCCTGGCGCCCTCAGCTTTAGCGCCGCGCTGGCCCTGTTGACCCTGGGCATGCTGCTGGCGCCCGAACACGGCTGGCACAGCGGGGCCGTGCTGTTGCCCGTCACTTTGTCCGTGATCCTGGCATGCGTTTTTATCGCGATCGAGCGCAGGACGACGCAGCCCATGCTGGACTTGAGCCTGTTCCGCCAGCGTCGCTTTGTCGCCGTGCAAGTGCTGGCCGCCTCGCCCGCCTTCCTGTTCATTGTGCTCATCGTCATGCTACCGGGGCGCTTCATCGGCATCGACAATATGTCCGCGCTGGCGGCGGGCCGCCTGATGACCGCCCTGGCCGCGCCGCTGCTGCTCGTGCCCATGCTGGCGCCGCTGCTGTTGCGTTGGGTCAAGGCCGGTACCGTGTGCGCGGCAGGTCTGCTGCTGGCGGCGGCGGGCCTGGCCTGGCTGGCGCAGGTCCTGGGTCATGGCACCCCTGCGGATTGGGCCGGACCGCTGCTACTGATCGGCACGGGCATCGGCTTACCCTGGGGCTTGATGGACGGCATGGCGCTGAACGTGGTGAAAACAGCGCGGGCCGGCATGGCAACGGGCATCTTCAATACCGTGCGCATCAGCGCCGATGGCGTGGCGCTGGCCCTGGCGGGCGCCGTGCTGGCCGGTCTGATCGGCGCGGGCCTGGCGCGCCAGCTGCCTGCCGATCTGCCCGTGCTGGCGGCCGCCAGCCGCGCCGCGCTCGGCGATATCCAACAGGCAACACAACTGCTGGGCGGGCAGGAAGCGCTGCTGCGCGCCAGCTATGACGCCGCCTTCCGCCAATTGCTGGGCGGCTTGGCGGGGCTGGCCGTGGCACTGGCGGCGCTGGTGCCGTGTTTGCTCAGAAAGGATGGGACTCAGGCATCAAGGCCATAG
- a CDS encoding LysR family transcriptional regulator — translation MDSLSGIAMFVQVADSGSFSATGRLLGLSSSAVGKSVARMEARLGARLFQRSTRHLALTDEGEKFLLRCKRILAEVAAAERELSESSSGPSGRLRISLPRYSGLFEPAIGAFMQAYRAIELDLDFSDAMVNLVNDGYDVAVRTGELDDSGLTRRKLCTFRRLLVASPAYLARHGRPLDGAEMLLHRRLDYRFPATGRLEQWPLPDEATQPAPGMVCNSVEMRVFLAVQGRGIAYLPAFAVQRELAAGQLVSLLDEHTQARTAFWLLWPASRHLPPRLRVLIDFLVEQLQDQAFGAQP, via the coding sequence ATGGATAGCTTGAGTGGCATCGCCATGTTTGTGCAGGTGGCCGACAGTGGCAGTTTTTCGGCCACGGGCCGGCTGCTGGGCTTGTCGTCGTCGGCCGTGGGCAAGAGCGTGGCGCGCATGGAGGCGCGACTCGGCGCGCGCCTGTTCCAGCGCAGCACGCGGCACTTGGCGCTGACGGACGAGGGCGAGAAATTCCTGCTGCGCTGCAAGCGCATCCTGGCCGAGGTGGCGGCGGCCGAGCGCGAACTGAGCGAGTCCAGCAGCGGTCCCAGCGGACGCTTGCGCATCAGCCTGCCACGCTACAGCGGCCTGTTCGAGCCGGCCATCGGCGCCTTCATGCAAGCCTATCGCGCCATCGAACTCGATCTCGATTTCTCCGACGCCATGGTCAACCTCGTCAACGACGGCTATGACGTCGCCGTGCGCACGGGCGAACTGGACGACTCGGGCTTGACGCGTCGCAAACTGTGCACGTTTCGCCGCCTGCTGGTTGCGTCCCCCGCCTACCTGGCGCGCCATGGCCGGCCCCTCGATGGCGCCGAGATGCTGCTGCACCGGCGCCTGGATTACCGTTTTCCCGCCACGGGCCGCCTGGAACAGTGGCCGCTGCCGGACGAGGCAACCCAGCCGGCGCCCGGCATGGTTTGCAACAGCGTGGAAATGCGCGTCTTCCTGGCCGTGCAGGGGCGGGGCATAGCCTACCTGCCTGCCTTTGCCGTGCAGCGCGAGCTGGCGGCGGGACAACTGGTGTCGTTGCTGGACGAGCATACGCAGGCGCGCACGGCCTTCTGGCTGCTGTGGCCAGCCAGTCGCCACCTGCCGCCGCGCCTGCGCGTGTTGATCGATTTCCTGGTGGAACAATTGCAGGATCAGGCTTTTGGCGCGCAGCCCTGA
- a CDS encoding VOC family protein, giving the protein MHSVQKITPCLWFNGNAEAAARFYTGIFPNSKLGQILRYGEEGREIHGQEPGSVLTVAFELDGQTFTGLNGGPLFQFSEAISFQVNCETQDEVDHYWKQLSQGGPPEAQQCSWLKDQFGVSWQIVPTLMIRLLTDPDPVKAARVMKAMMGMKKIDIDEIKRAYAG; this is encoded by the coding sequence ATGCACAGCGTACAAAAGATTACCCCATGCCTATGGTTCAACGGCAACGCCGAGGCGGCGGCCCGGTTTTATACGGGAATATTTCCCAATTCGAAGCTTGGCCAGATCCTGCGCTACGGCGAGGAGGGCAGGGAAATTCACGGCCAGGAACCGGGCAGCGTACTGACGGTGGCCTTCGAACTCGATGGCCAGACGTTTACGGGCTTGAACGGCGGCCCTTTGTTCCAGTTTTCCGAGGCCATCTCGTTTCAGGTCAATTGCGAAACCCAGGACGAAGTCGACCACTACTGGAAGCAGCTGTCCCAAGGTGGTCCACCGGAAGCGCAGCAATGCAGCTGGCTCAAGGACCAGTTTGGCGTGTCCTGGCAAATCGTGCCCACCCTCATGATCCGCCTGTTGACGGACCCTGATCCCGTCAAGGCCGCGCGGGTGATGAAAGCCATGATGGGCATGAAAAAAATCGACATTGACGAGATCAAGCGGGCTTACGCCGGTTAG
- the purT gene encoding formate-dependent phosphoribosylglycinamide formyltransferase, with translation MTSSTSSTIAPRTFGTPLSSTAIKVMLLGSGELGKEVIISLQRLGVEVIAVDRYPNAPGHPVAHRSHVIDMSDGVALAALIDLEKPDLIVPEIEAIATDTLAALEAAGQITCIPNARAAVLTMNREGIRTLAAETLGVATSPYRFASSLQELQLACQEIGFPCVVKPVMSSSGKGQSKLDSAADVDAAWAYAASGGRVDTGRVIVEGFIDFDYEITLLTVRAVGASGQIETQFCEPIGHLQVQGDYVESWQPARMAPLALERSRDIARRVTDNLGGLGLFGVELFVKDDMVWFSEVSPRPHDTGMVTMASQVQSEFELHAKAILGLPVNVALRSPGASAVIYGQLEAKGIAFEGVADALSVPGADLRLFGKPESFARRRMGVALATADDTDTARARAVLAASKVKPVAR, from the coding sequence ATGACCTCAAGCACCAGCAGCACCATCGCGCCCCGCACCTTCGGCACGCCCCTGTCGTCCACCGCCATCAAAGTCATGCTGCTGGGCTCGGGCGAACTGGGCAAGGAAGTGATCATTTCGCTGCAGCGCCTGGGCGTGGAAGTGATCGCCGTCGACCGCTATCCGAACGCGCCGGGCCACCCCGTGGCGCACCGCTCGCACGTGATCGACATGAGCGATGGCGTGGCGCTGGCCGCCCTGATCGACCTGGAAAAGCCGGATTTGATCGTGCCGGAAATCGAAGCCATCGCCACCGATACCCTGGCGGCGCTGGAAGCGGCCGGCCAGATCACCTGCATCCCGAACGCGCGCGCGGCCGTACTGACGATGAACCGCGAAGGCATCCGCACGCTGGCGGCCGAAACGCTGGGCGTGGCAACGTCGCCATACCGCTTCGCCAGCAGCCTGCAGGAGCTGCAGCTGGCGTGCCAGGAAATCGGTTTCCCTTGTGTCGTGAAACCCGTGATGTCGTCGTCCGGCAAGGGCCAGTCCAAGCTCGATAGCGCCGCTGACGTGGACGCGGCGTGGGCGTATGCGGCCAGCGGCGGCAGGGTCGACACGGGCCGGGTCATCGTCGAAGGCTTCATCGACTTCGATTACGAAATCACCTTGCTGACCGTGCGCGCCGTCGGTGCCTCGGGACAGATCGAGACGCAGTTTTGCGAACCGATCGGCCACTTGCAGGTGCAGGGCGATTACGTGGAATCGTGGCAGCCGGCCCGCATGGCGCCGCTGGCCCTGGAGCGTTCGCGCGACATCGCCCGCAGGGTGACGGATAACCTGGGTGGCCTGGGCCTGTTCGGCGTGGAACTGTTCGTCAAGGACGACATGGTATGGTTCTCGGAGGTAAGCCCCCGTCCGCACGACACGGGCATGGTCACCATGGCCAGCCAGGTGCAGAGCGAATTCGAGCTGCACGCGAAAGCCATCCTCGGCTTGCCTGTCAACGTGGCGTTGCGTTCGCCCGGCGCATCGGCCGTCATCTACGGCCAGCTGGAAGCGAAGGGTATCGCCTTCGAAGGCGTGGCCGACGCCTTGAGCGTGCCGGGCGCAGACTTGCGCCTGTTTGGCAAGCCGGAATCGTTCGCCCGCCGCCGCATGGGCGTGGCGCTGGCCACGGCGGACGATACTGACACGGCCCGCGCGCGCGCCGTGCTGGCCGCGTCCAAGGTCAAGCCGGTCGCGAGGTAA
- a CDS encoding DUF6678 family protein gives MAGLMVAPSLPLADAGGDDIKRKLRGHIARRNLAGAANDCKWNELLAFMRGQTEWLPSYRYGSVSGYVSRWDTEWDYHPPFPFMGVEWFDIGLTSEEHVGMLLPKIIIDHGVWIVPELERIGFDFEVRDRVARIWGYLPRNYHDFPPAD, from the coding sequence ATGGCTGGCCTGATGGTGGCCCCCAGCCTGCCGCTGGCCGACGCTGGCGGCGACGACATCAAGCGCAAGCTGCGCGGCCACATCGCGCGGCGCAACCTGGCCGGCGCCGCCAACGACTGCAAGTGGAACGAGCTGCTGGCCTTCATGCGCGGGCAAACTGAATGGCTGCCGTCGTACCGCTATGGTTCAGTGTCCGGCTATGTCTCGCGCTGGGATACGGAATGGGATTACCATCCGCCGTTCCCGTTCATGGGCGTGGAATGGTTCGACATCGGCCTGACCTCGGAAGAACACGTGGGCATGCTGCTGCCGAAGATCATCATCGACCATGGCGTGTGGATCGTGCCTGAACTGGAACGTATCGGCTTCGATTTCGAGGTGCGGGACCGGGTGGCGCGCATCTGGGGCTATTTGCCCCGCAACTATCACGACTTTCCACCCGCTGACTAA
- a CDS encoding tetratricopeptide repeat protein: MKHLILACALAACCAHTGAADCPPYVKHTPGGDYTSAEDRSGLSVVEKFHFSRAVETLTQGMTGSLGGDISYTLEHFPNHHRALASMARLGLRLKSAQPVGARYTVSCFFERAIAFAPHDVTARMVYGNYLLAMGQDATALEQLEAASRLAPDQATIQYNLGLMYVKKKEYDKASAHAQKAYALGFPLPGLKNKLKAAGQWRDPPPAVIQDKEAKAAPKTEETPVPATAVPAEKTSGE; this comes from the coding sequence ATGAAACACCTGATACTTGCCTGCGCCCTCGCCGCCTGCTGCGCCCATACCGGCGCCGCCGACTGCCCGCCCTACGTCAAGCACACGCCGGGCGGCGACTATACGAGCGCGGAAGACCGCTCCGGCCTGTCCGTGGTCGAGAAATTCCATTTTTCGCGCGCCGTGGAAACGCTCACGCAAGGTATGACGGGCAGTCTGGGGGGCGACATCAGCTACACATTGGAGCACTTCCCGAACCACCACCGTGCACTGGCCTCCATGGCCAGGCTGGGCTTGCGCCTGAAAAGCGCGCAGCCAGTCGGCGCCCGCTATACGGTCAGCTGCTTTTTCGAACGGGCCATCGCCTTCGCGCCGCACGACGTGACGGCACGCATGGTGTATGGCAACTACCTGCTGGCCATGGGCCAGGATGCGACGGCGCTGGAACAGCTGGAGGCGGCCAGCCGCCTGGCGCCCGACCAGGCCACCATCCAGTACAACCTGGGCCTGATGTATGTCAAAAAGAAGGAATACGACAAGGCCAGCGCGCACGCGCAAAAAGCCTATGCGCTGGGTTTTCCCCTGCCGGGGCTGAAGAATAAACTGAAAGCGGCGGGCCAGTGGCGCGATCCGCCGCCGGCCGTCATTCAAGATAAAGAAGCGAAGGCAGCCCCTAAAACGGAAGAAACGCCAGTACCTGCAACTGCCGTGCCAGCCGAAAAAACTAGCGGGGAATGA
- a CDS encoding glycosyltransferase — translation MVGSTPDAARPKRVLMMAYHFPPLAGGSGILRTLGFARHLPDCGWQPLVLSPAPLAYAQRGDAQLARIGAQATVRRTLALDAARHLAIAGRYPRCLALPDRWSSWWLSAVPAGLRMIRQYRPDAIWSTYPIATAHLIALTLQKLSGLPWVADQRDPMLDDSDPLAPYPTEPQLHRMHAWIEQRIAARSAAIVCTTPGAIDAHRRRLAQLGRERFRLIENGHDDDEGDAPPHGPGGHRSRFLLLHSGVIYPSERDPQPLFEALARLRHDGVLQAHNFQLVLRATGHDAWLACLLAKYGIRDLVRLEPLQPHGAALQEMLAADGLLLLQAANCNAQIPAKLYEYLRCRRPILALTDLAGDSAAKLRHCGIDTIGRLDSSTDCARALLRFLELARQGRAPLASPNAIALQSRQARSNALADLLDQVSHRRRT, via the coding sequence ATGGTAGGGAGCACGCCGGACGCGGCCCGACCAAAACGGGTGCTGATGATGGCCTACCATTTCCCGCCCCTTGCTGGCGGCAGCGGCATCCTGCGCACCCTGGGCTTCGCGCGCCATTTGCCCGACTGCGGATGGCAGCCGCTGGTGCTCAGCCCCGCGCCGCTCGCGTATGCGCAGCGGGGCGATGCGCAGCTGGCGCGGATCGGCGCGCAAGCCACCGTGCGGCGCACCCTGGCGCTGGACGCGGCGCGCCACCTGGCCATCGCCGGGCGCTATCCGCGCTGCCTGGCGCTGCCCGACCGCTGGAGTTCCTGGTGGCTGAGCGCCGTGCCGGCCGGCCTGCGCATGATCCGCCAGTACCGCCCCGACGCCATCTGGTCCACGTACCCGATCGCCACGGCGCACCTGATCGCGCTGACCTTGCAAAAACTCAGCGGCCTGCCGTGGGTCGCCGACCAGCGTGACCCCATGCTGGACGACAGCGACCCGCTGGCGCCGTATCCGACCGAACCGCAGCTGCACCGCATGCATGCGTGGATAGAACAGCGCATCGCGGCGCGCAGCGCGGCCATCGTCTGCACCACGCCGGGCGCCATCGACGCGCACCGGCGGCGCTTGGCGCAGCTGGGGCGCGAGCGCTTCCGCCTGATCGAAAATGGCCATGACGATGACGAAGGCGACGCGCCGCCGCACGGGCCGGGCGGCCACCGCAGCCGCTTCCTGCTGCTGCACAGCGGCGTGATCTACCCGTCCGAGCGCGATCCCCAACCGCTGTTCGAGGCCCTGGCCAGGCTGCGCCACGACGGCGTGCTGCAGGCGCATAATTTCCAGCTGGTGCTGCGCGCCACGGGCCACGATGCATGGTTGGCCTGCCTGCTGGCGAAATACGGCATCCGGGACCTGGTGCGCCTGGAACCTTTGCAGCCACACGGTGCGGCGCTGCAGGAAATGCTGGCGGCCGACGGCTTGCTGCTGCTGCAGGCGGCTAATTGCAATGCACAGATTCCCGCCAAGCTGTATGAATACCTGCGCTGCCGCCGGCCCATCCTGGCCCTGACCGACCTGGCGGGCGACAGCGCGGCCAAGCTGCGCCACTGCGGCATCGACACCATCGGCCGGCTCGATTCCAGCACCGACTGCGCGCGCGCGTTGCTGCGCTTCCTGGAACTGGCGCGCCAGGGACGCGCCCCTCTGGCCAGTCCCAACGCCATCGCCCTGCAATCGCGGCAAGCCCGCAGCAACGCCCTGGCCGACTTGCTGGACCAGGTCAGCCACAGGAGAAGAACATGA
- a CDS encoding hydrolase 1, exosortase A system-associated, whose amino-acid sequence MKRDSSQQHLAGYTVRELPQRFRSAADDAEAPARMVGILSLPAAPGPRGVLIITGGPQYRVGSHRQFVLLARALAAQGWPVLRFDLRGMGDSEGSARDYRAAGPDIAGALTQFFDSVPSLREVALWGLCDGATAAACHAPSDARIVALILLNPWVRSSTGLARATLRHYYLPRLLQGAFWRKLAGGGLQLGASLASLRQVAAATQLQAMQQDDAPAPALLRALAQFQGKVLLILSGDDLGAREWQALLDGDPAWRTVTARAQWTQAQVAGANHTFASAAWRGEVEQLCARWLQSW is encoded by the coding sequence ATGAAGCGCGACAGCAGTCAGCAGCACCTCGCAGGGTACACCGTACGCGAGTTGCCCCAGCGCTTTCGCAGCGCGGCCGACGACGCCGAAGCGCCGGCGCGCATGGTCGGCATCCTCAGCCTGCCCGCCGCACCAGGGCCGCGCGGCGTGTTGATCATCACGGGCGGGCCCCAGTACCGGGTGGGCAGCCACCGCCAGTTTGTCTTGCTGGCGCGCGCCCTGGCCGCGCAAGGCTGGCCCGTGCTGCGCTTCGACTTGCGCGGCATGGGTGACAGCGAAGGGAGCGCGCGTGATTACCGCGCCGCCGGCCCCGACATCGCGGGCGCGCTCACGCAATTCTTCGACAGCGTGCCGTCGCTGCGCGAAGTGGCACTGTGGGGCTTGTGCGATGGCGCCACGGCCGCCGCCTGCCATGCGCCAAGCGACGCGCGCATCGTCGCCCTGATCCTGCTCAACCCGTGGGTACGCAGCAGCACGGGCCTGGCGCGGGCCACTTTGCGCCACTACTATCTGCCACGCCTGCTGCAAGGTGCGTTCTGGCGCAAGCTGGCTGGCGGCGGACTGCAGCTGGGCGCCAGCCTGGCCTCGCTGCGGCAGGTGGCGGCCGCCACGCAGCTGCAGGCAATGCAGCAAGACGATGCGCCCGCGCCGGCCCTGCTGCGGGCGCTGGCGCAATTCCAGGGCAAGGTGCTGCTGATCCTCAGCGGCGACGATCTGGGCGCGCGCGAGTGGCAAGCCCTGCTCGATGGCGATCCGGCCTGGCGCACCGTGACCGCCCGCGCGCAATGGACGCAGGCGCAGGTGGCTGGCGCCAACCACACTTTCGCCAGCGCCGCCTGGCGCGGCGAAGTCGAACAACTGTGTGCACGGTGGCTACAGTCATGGTAG
- a CDS encoding hydrolase 2, exosortase A system-associated — MNSAAIDALPLLPFFLPASGGQRYCLLHLPPPGRSARGGILYVHPFTEELNKSRHVAAAQARAFASSGYSVLQIDLFGCGDSSGDFGEARWDIWHNDLHLACAWLAQRVDGPLTVWGLRLGALLALDFASRAPLPLARLLLWQPELDGRRSIDRFLRLRLATSMLARSTREAPGQARATLAKGEAVEVAGYLLAPELALAIDGVSAAALLPAVPVYWLDYQAPEQTCAPVPPLARQWREHGAAVHVASFGDGPFWHSGELLACPQLLDATRKLCHDWLGEERTRP; from the coding sequence ATGAACAGCGCCGCCATCGACGCGCTGCCGCTGCTGCCATTCTTCCTGCCCGCCAGCGGCGGACAGCGCTACTGCCTGCTGCACCTGCCGCCGCCGGGCCGCAGCGCGCGCGGCGGCATTCTCTATGTGCATCCATTTACGGAAGAACTCAATAAAAGTCGCCACGTGGCTGCCGCGCAGGCGCGCGCCTTTGCCTCCTCTGGCTACAGCGTGCTGCAAATCGACCTGTTTGGCTGCGGCGACAGCAGCGGCGACTTCGGCGAGGCGCGCTGGGACATCTGGCACAACGACCTGCACCTGGCTTGCGCGTGGCTGGCGCAGCGGGTCGATGGTCCCTTGACCGTGTGGGGCTTGCGCCTGGGCGCCCTGCTGGCCCTCGATTTCGCCAGCCGCGCGCCGCTGCCCCTGGCGCGTTTGCTGCTCTGGCAACCGGAACTCGATGGACGGCGCAGCATCGACCGCTTCCTGCGCCTGCGCCTGGCCACCAGCATGCTGGCCAGGAGCACGCGGGAAGCGCCCGGCCAGGCGCGCGCCACACTGGCGAAAGGCGAAGCTGTGGAAGTGGCCGGCTACCTGCTGGCGCCCGAGCTGGCGCTGGCCATCGATGGCGTCAGCGCAGCAGCGCTGCTGCCCGCGGTACCTGTCTATTGGCTCGATTACCAGGCACCGGAGCAAACCTGCGCACCAGTGCCGCCGCTGGCGCGCCAGTGGCGCGAACATGGCGCCGCCGTGCATGTGGCCAGCTTCGGCGACGGTCCGTTCTGGCACAGCGGCGAGCTGCTGGCGTGTCCGCAACTGCTGGACGCCACGCGAAAACTGTGCCACGACTGGCTCGGCGAGGAAAGGACGCGGCCATGA
- a CDS encoding acyl carrier protein, translating into MPHLEAVKYILDTTLCLNGRALEAHTPLLGSVPELDSMAVIGLIAALEDHFGIFVADDDIHARHFATVGTLHDFVSAQLRP; encoded by the coding sequence ATGCCGCATCTTGAAGCAGTAAAATACATCCTCGACACCACGCTGTGCTTGAACGGGCGCGCGCTGGAAGCCCACACGCCGCTCCTTGGCAGCGTGCCGGAGCTCGACTCGATGGCCGTGATCGGCTTGATCGCTGCGCTGGAAGACCATTTCGGCATCTTTGTCGCCGACGACGACATCCACGCGCGCCACTTCGCCACTGTCGGCACCCTGCATGATTTCGTGTCTGCACAGCTGCGACCATGA